In one window of Agrobacterium larrymoorei DNA:
- a CDS encoding carbohydrate ABC transporter permease yields the protein MITQIVSALGVVIVGVFACAAYYWLSDKALQFIFPVRDGDVIHASRNLNKRAAVRPWLFVGPALLLLAVYLVYPVIATFILSFYDRTGTNPVGLANYRWALYDAGFRQSIFNNILWLAVVPAACTFLGLVIAVMTDRIWWGNIAKSIVFMPMAISFVGASVIWKFIYEYRGEGQTQIGLLNALVEFFGGTPQVWISMPFWNNFFLMVILIWIQTGFAMVILSAALRGIPEETVEAAVIDGANGWQIFWKILVPQIWGTIAVVWTTITILVLKVFDIVLTMTNGQWNTMVLANLMFDWMFRGGGDSGRSAVIALIIMAAVTPIMIWNIRQANREMEGR from the coding sequence ATGATCACTCAGATCGTGTCTGCACTGGGCGTCGTCATCGTCGGCGTCTTTGCCTGCGCCGCATATTACTGGCTGTCGGATAAGGCTCTTCAGTTCATTTTTCCCGTCAGGGATGGCGATGTCATTCATGCGTCGCGCAATCTCAACAAGCGCGCCGCCGTGCGCCCGTGGTTGTTCGTCGGCCCGGCACTGCTGCTGCTTGCCGTCTATCTGGTCTATCCGGTCATCGCGACCTTCATCCTCTCCTTCTATGACCGAACCGGCACGAACCCCGTCGGCCTCGCCAATTACCGCTGGGCCTTATATGATGCCGGTTTCCGTCAATCGATCTTCAACAACATCCTCTGGCTCGCCGTCGTGCCCGCCGCATGCACCTTCCTCGGCCTCGTCATCGCGGTCATGACCGACCGTATCTGGTGGGGCAATATCGCCAAATCCATCGTCTTCATGCCGATGGCGATCTCGTTCGTCGGCGCGTCGGTCATCTGGAAGTTCATTTATGAATATCGCGGCGAGGGGCAGACGCAGATCGGTCTTCTGAACGCGTTGGTGGAATTCTTCGGCGGCACGCCGCAGGTGTGGATTTCGATGCCTTTCTGGAACAACTTCTTCCTCATGGTCATCCTCATCTGGATCCAGACAGGCTTTGCCATGGTCATCCTGTCTGCGGCGCTTCGCGGCATACCGGAAGAGACGGTTGAAGCCGCCGTCATCGATGGCGCCAATGGCTGGCAGATTTTCTGGAAAATCCTCGTTCCGCAAATCTGGGGCACCATCGCCGTGGTCTGGACGACGATCACCATTCTGGTTCTGAAGGTCTTCGATATCGTGCTGACCATGACCAACGGCCAGTGGAACACCATGGTTCTGGCGAACCTGATGTTCGACTGGATGTTCCGTGGCGGCGGGGATAGCGGGCGAAGTGCGGTTATCGCGCTCATCATCATGGCCGCCGTTACGCCGATCATGATCTGGAACATTCGCCAGGCAAACCGCGAGATGGAGGGCCGTTGA
- a CDS encoding ABC transporter substrate-binding protein produces the protein MKKTFLTTVAIATLLAGGSFAAELKFKPGEDSKFNWKSYEDFKTANASLKGQTLTIFGPWRGEDEALFQTVLAYFGDATGVNVRYSSSENYEQQIVIDTQAGSPPNVAILPQPGLLADLAAKGLLVPLGDETANWVKDNYGAGQSWVDLGSYKNKDGNKAYFAFPFKADVKSLVWYVPENFEEAGYKVPETMEDLIKLSDQIVADGGTPWCIGLGSGGATGWPATDWVEDIMLRTQPLDIYQKWTTNEVKFNDPRVVAAIDEFGKFAKNDKYVSGGVAAVASTDFRDSPKGLFDIPPKCYLHHQASFVPSFFPEGTKVGTDVDFFYMPTYASKPDLGKPVLGAGTLVTITKDSPAAKAFVEFLKTPIAHEVWMAQSSFLTPYKGVNTDTYANEQMKRQGEILTTATTFGFDGSDLMPGKIGAGAFWTGMVDFVGGKSADQVANDIQKAWDGLK, from the coding sequence ATGAAAAAGACATTCTTGACGACAGTCGCTATTGCCACGCTCCTTGCGGGCGGTTCATTCGCAGCAGAGCTGAAATTCAAGCCGGGTGAAGACAGCAAATTCAACTGGAAGAGCTATGAAGACTTCAAGACGGCCAATGCCAGCCTGAAAGGCCAGACCCTGACCATCTTCGGGCCATGGCGCGGTGAGGACGAGGCGCTGTTCCAGACGGTTCTCGCCTATTTCGGTGACGCGACCGGCGTCAATGTCCGCTATTCCTCCTCTGAAAATTACGAGCAGCAGATCGTTATCGACACGCAGGCAGGCTCTCCGCCGAATGTCGCGATCCTGCCGCAGCCGGGCCTTCTTGCCGATCTCGCGGCCAAGGGACTTCTGGTTCCGCTGGGCGATGAGACCGCCAATTGGGTGAAGGACAATTACGGTGCCGGTCAGTCCTGGGTCGATCTCGGTTCCTATAAGAACAAGGATGGCAACAAGGCCTACTTCGCATTCCCGTTCAAGGCCGACGTGAAGTCGCTGGTCTGGTACGTGCCGGAAAACTTCGAGGAAGCCGGTTACAAAGTGCCGGAAACCATGGAAGACCTGATCAAGCTTTCCGATCAGATCGTGGCTGATGGCGGCACGCCTTGGTGTATCGGTCTCGGTTCAGGCGGCGCCACGGGCTGGCCTGCGACAGACTGGGTGGAAGACATCATGCTGCGCACCCAGCCGCTCGACATCTACCAGAAATGGACGACGAACGAGGTGAAGTTCAACGATCCGCGCGTTGTTGCGGCTATCGATGAATTCGGCAAATTTGCCAAGAACGACAAATATGTGAGTGGCGGCGTGGCCGCGGTTGCCTCCACCGACTTCCGCGATAGCCCGAAGGGCCTCTTCGACATTCCGCCGAAGTGCTACCTGCACCATCAGGCATCCTTCGTTCCGTCCTTCTTCCCGGAAGGCACCAAGGTCGGCACGGATGTCGATTTCTTCTACATGCCGACCTACGCCTCCAAGCCCGATCTCGGAAAGCCCGTTCTCGGTGCCGGAACGCTCGTCACCATCACCAAGGATTCGCCTGCTGCCAAGGCTTTCGTCGAATTCCTGAAGACGCCGATTGCGCATGAAGTCTGGATGGCGCAGTCCAGCTTCCTCACGCCTTACAAGGGTGTGAATACGGATACCTACGCCAACGAGCAGATGAAGCGTCAGGGTGAAATCCTCACCACCGCCACCACCTTCGGCTTCGACGGTTCGGACCTCATGCCGGGCAAGATCGGCGCCGGTGCATTCTGGACGGGCATGGTCGATTTCGTGGGCGGCAAATCTGCCGATCAGGTTGCGAACGATATCCAGAAGGCCTGGGACGGCCTGAAATAA
- a CDS encoding LacI family DNA-binding transcriptional regulator, translating to MNLKQLSQLLGISQTTISRALNGYPEVNAETRKKIIEAAQRTGYRPNAAAQRLATGKVGSIGLVMPTGPEHQSDVHFGEFLSGLGEVSAREGFHLVIMPTDPKDEESALKELAASGRVDGIYLAYMKKNDSRIAMMKSLSIPFMVHGRSWGVEPDYPFLDVDNEGAFHDAASLLLQLGHQNIALLNGPEGYDFTFRRYRGVESALAEQGHSLDPDNVSHSVMTDEAGFLTMERLLDQPKKPTAVLCASTALALGAIRSLNQRGLRPGRDISLIAHDDVLPLLKPVNFSVPLTTTRSSLRAAGLRVAERLIAQIKTGQTDPFQELWNAELVVRASTGPAPR from the coding sequence GTGAATCTGAAGCAATTATCGCAGTTACTCGGCATTTCGCAGACGACCATCAGCCGTGCCCTGAACGGCTATCCGGAAGTGAACGCGGAAACACGAAAGAAGATCATCGAAGCCGCGCAACGCACCGGCTATCGCCCCAATGCTGCCGCCCAGCGGCTTGCGACCGGCAAGGTCGGCTCCATCGGCCTCGTCATGCCGACCGGCCCTGAACATCAATCGGATGTACATTTCGGAGAGTTCTTGAGCGGGCTTGGCGAGGTTTCGGCACGCGAGGGCTTCCATCTGGTGATCATGCCCACCGACCCCAAGGACGAGGAGAGCGCGCTCAAAGAACTGGCCGCAAGCGGGCGCGTGGACGGCATTTATCTTGCCTATATGAAGAAAAACGACAGCCGCATCGCGATGATGAAGAGCCTGTCCATTCCCTTCATGGTGCATGGCCGCTCCTGGGGCGTGGAGCCGGATTACCCCTTTCTCGATGTGGACAATGAAGGCGCGTTTCACGATGCCGCGTCGCTGTTGCTACAGCTTGGCCATCAGAACATCGCGCTTTTAAACGGACCGGAGGGCTACGACTTCACCTTCAGGCGCTATCGCGGCGTGGAATCGGCACTCGCCGAACAGGGCCATTCGCTCGATCCAGACAATGTCAGCCACAGTGTGATGACGGATGAGGCCGGGTTCCTCACGATGGAGCGGCTGCTCGACCAGCCAAAGAAGCCGACCGCCGTGCTTTGCGCCTCGACTGCATTGGCACTGGGGGCGATACGCTCACTCAACCAGCGGGGCCTGAGGCCCGGTCGCGATATTTCGCTGATTGCCCATGACGACGTTTTGCCGCTGCTCAAGCCCGTGAATTTTTCCGTGCCGCTGACGACGACGCGGTCATCGCTGCGGGCAGCGGGATTGCGCGTCGCCGAACGGTTGATCGCGCAGATCAAGACCGGGCAGACGGACCCTTTTCAGGAATTGTGGAACGCCGAACTCGTGGTGCGCGCATCGACCGGCCCCGCACCACGCTGA
- the folD gene encoding bifunctional methylenetetrahydrofolate dehydrogenase/methenyltetrahydrofolate cyclohydrolase FolD, whose translation MVVVIDGKAKAASVTDAVREASERLEQQTGTKPGLAVVIVGDDPASHAYVNSKSKMAKQCGFNSIQHTLAETTTQEELEALVRTLNEDSSIHGILVQLPLPKHLNSDPVIQLILPEKDVDGLSTLNAGKLAIGDLETGLISCTPAGSMLLVRSIHGDDLSGLNAVVIGRSNLFGKPMGQLLLNANATVTMAHSRTKDLASVCKSADILVAAVGRPQMVKADWVKPGATVIDVGINRIPAPEKGEGKSRLVGDVAYDEASAVAAAITPVPGGVGPMTIAMLMANTVIAAYRAQGKTAPKF comes from the coding sequence ATGGTGGTGGTGATTGACGGCAAGGCGAAGGCAGCGTCCGTAACGGATGCGGTGCGCGAAGCGTCCGAACGTCTGGAGCAACAGACCGGTACCAAGCCCGGACTTGCAGTCGTAATCGTCGGTGACGATCCAGCCAGCCACGCCTATGTGAACTCCAAGAGCAAGATGGCGAAGCAGTGCGGCTTCAATTCCATTCAGCACACCTTAGCCGAAACGACGACTCAGGAAGAGCTCGAGGCGCTGGTTCGGACGCTGAACGAAGACAGCTCCATTCATGGCATTCTGGTGCAGCTGCCGCTGCCGAAACATCTTAATTCAGATCCGGTCATCCAATTGATCCTGCCGGAAAAGGATGTGGATGGCCTCAGCACGCTGAACGCCGGAAAGCTCGCCATCGGCGATCTGGAAACCGGGCTTATCTCCTGCACGCCTGCCGGTTCCATGCTGCTGGTCCGCAGCATTCATGGCGATGATCTTTCAGGCCTAAATGCCGTCGTGATCGGCCGCTCCAACCTTTTCGGCAAGCCCATGGGTCAGCTTCTCCTCAACGCAAATGCCACCGTTACCATGGCGCATTCCCGCACCAAGGATCTGGCATCCGTCTGCAAGTCTGCGGATATTCTGGTCGCCGCCGTCGGTCGCCCGCAAATGGTCAAGGCCGATTGGGTCAAGCCCGGCGCAACCGTGATCGATGTCGGCATCAACCGCATTCCCGCGCCTGAAAAGGGCGAGGGCAAGTCGAGGCTGGTGGGTGATGTGGCCTATGATGAGGCAAGCGCCGTTGCAGCAGCCATCACGCCGGTCCCCGGCGGTGTCGGCCCCATGACGATTGCGATGTTGATGGCTAATACGGTGATCGCGGCTTATCGCGCTCAGGGTAAAACCGCGCCAAAGTTCTGA